A single Streptomyces sp. Edi2 DNA region contains:
- the msrB gene encoding peptide-methionine (R)-S-oxide reductase MsrB, with protein MPYEIDKPDEQWRAELTPAEYQVLRQAGTEPAFVGEYTDTKTEGVYSCRACGAELFRSDTKFESHCGWPSFYDPKDSAAVELIEDRTHGMVRTEVRCTRCGSHLGHVFEGEGYPTPTDQRYCINSISLRLSPDEQ; from the coding sequence ATGCCGTACGAGATCGACAAGCCCGACGAGCAGTGGCGCGCCGAGCTGACCCCCGCCGAGTACCAGGTGCTCCGCCAGGCCGGCACCGAGCCCGCCTTCGTCGGTGAGTACACCGACACCAAGACCGAGGGCGTCTACTCCTGCCGCGCCTGCGGCGCCGAGCTCTTCCGCTCCGACACCAAATTCGAGAGCCACTGCGGCTGGCCGTCCTTCTACGACCCCAAGGACTCCGCTGCCGTCGAGCTCATCGAGGACCGCACCCACGGCATGGTCCGCACGGAGGTCCGCTGTACCCGCTGCGGCTCCCACCTGGGCCACGTCTTCGAGGGCGAGGGCTACCCGACCCCCACCGACCAGCGGTACTGCATCAACTCGATCTCGCTGCGGCTGAGCCCGGACGAGCAGTGA
- a CDS encoding GTP-binding protein, translated as MLVSHTLNIGILAHVDAGKTSLTERLLFDTGAIGRLGSVDAGDSQTDTGELERQRGITIRSAVASFTVGEVQINLIDTPGHADFIAEVERAVGVLDGAVLLLSAVEGVQARTRVLMKTLRRLRLPTLLFVNKIDRAGARDEELLADIRRLLTPAAVPMTFVTGLGTSRAEVVPYSPEAPRAREQIAEVVAEVDESVLARLVDSAGPAGPAGPVGPPGPARPGAEGRERGRDGEGPDGPGLTADRLRAALAARTADGSLHPVYFGSALGGQGVGALIDGMVRLIPPAPALPGTTPRGTVFAVQQPPNGERTAHIRLYGGELRPRQQVELHRAGAADGPGGHLTGRITALQVVGRPPGDGGPLTPGNIGVVRGLPGVRTGDRLRPAAEDPAEDPAEDPAEVPAGGALFAAPTLETLVSARRPAQAAALRAALLALADQDPLLRARPAPGGATSVLLHGEVQKEIIAATVRQEHGIEAEFAPSRVVCVERPSGVGEACQEIARRGHTGPWATVGLRVEPGTRGSGPVFTYETELGALPHGFHQAIEETALATLRCGPHGWAVTDCRVVLTRSGFVGPLSTAGDFRAVTAPVLERALRAAGTRVHEPYHAFEAEVPLAALAAVTARLAALGAEFAETTGGRHSWLVSGSLPARRVQEFQGLLPGLTHGEGVWMSYPSGDRPVRRDAAPHGASG; from the coding sequence ATGCTTGTTTCGCACACCCTGAACATCGGGATTCTCGCCCACGTCGACGCGGGTAAGACCAGCCTCACCGAGCGGCTGCTGTTCGACACCGGTGCCATCGGCCGGCTCGGCAGTGTCGACGCGGGTGACTCCCAAACGGACACCGGCGAGCTGGAGCGGCAGCGCGGTATCACCATCCGTTCGGCCGTCGCCTCCTTCACCGTCGGCGAGGTGCAGATCAACCTCATCGACACTCCCGGCCATGCCGACTTCATCGCCGAGGTCGAGCGCGCCGTGGGGGTGCTCGACGGTGCCGTACTGCTGCTGTCCGCGGTGGAGGGCGTCCAGGCCAGGACCCGGGTGCTGATGAAGACGCTGCGGCGGCTGCGGCTGCCCACCCTGCTGTTCGTCAACAAGATCGACCGGGCCGGCGCCCGGGACGAGGAGCTGCTCGCGGACATCCGCCGGCTGCTGACTCCGGCCGCCGTCCCGATGACGTTCGTGACCGGCCTCGGCACCTCGCGGGCCGAGGTGGTGCCGTACTCGCCGGAGGCCCCACGGGCCCGCGAGCAGATCGCCGAAGTGGTGGCCGAGGTGGACGAGTCGGTCCTGGCCCGGTTGGTGGATTCGGCGGGACCAGCAGGGCCGGCGGGTCCTGTGGGTCCGCCGGGGCCGGCGAGGCCTGGCGCCGAAGGGCGGGAGCGCGGCCGGGACGGCGAGGGGCCGGACGGGCCGGGGCTGACCGCGGACCGGCTCCGCGCCGCGCTCGCCGCCCGGACCGCCGACGGATCGCTGCACCCGGTGTACTTCGGCTCCGCGCTCGGCGGTCAGGGCGTCGGCGCGCTCATCGACGGCATGGTCCGGCTGATTCCGCCGGCGCCCGCCCTCCCGGGCACCACTCCACGGGGCACGGTCTTCGCCGTCCAGCAGCCGCCGAACGGCGAACGGACCGCCCATATCCGGCTCTACGGGGGCGAGTTGCGGCCCCGGCAGCAGGTCGAGCTGCACCGGGCAGGGGCGGCGGACGGCCCCGGCGGGCACCTGACCGGGCGGATCACCGCTCTCCAGGTCGTCGGCCGCCCGCCCGGCGACGGCGGGCCGCTCACCCCGGGCAATATCGGGGTGGTCCGGGGGCTGCCCGGCGTGCGGACCGGTGACCGTCTCCGGCCGGCCGCCGAGGACCCCGCCGAGGACCCCGCCGAGGACCCCGCCGAGGTCCCCGCCGGGGGCGCCCTGTTCGCCGCCCCCACCCTCGAAACCCTGGTCAGCGCCCGCCGTCCGGCACAGGCCGCGGCGCTGCGTGCCGCGCTGCTGGCGCTCGCCGACCAGGACCCGCTGCTACGGGCCCGCCCCGCGCCGGGCGGCGCGACCTCGGTGCTGCTGCACGGCGAGGTGCAGAAGGAGATCATCGCCGCCACCGTGCGCCAGGAGCACGGCATCGAGGCGGAGTTCGCGCCCAGCCGGGTGGTGTGCGTCGAGCGGCCGTCCGGGGTGGGCGAGGCCTGCCAGGAGATCGCCAGGCGCGGGCACACCGGTCCCTGGGCCACGGTCGGCCTCCGGGTCGAGCCGGGCACCCGTGGCTCCGGCCCGGTGTTCACCTACGAGACCGAACTGGGCGCCCTGCCGCACGGCTTCCACCAGGCCATCGAGGAGACCGCCCTGGCGACCCTGCGGTGCGGACCGCACGGGTGGGCGGTGACGGACTGCCGGGTGGTGCTGACGCGTTCCGGTTTCGTCGGCCCGCTCAGTACCGCGGGGGATTTCCGTGCGGTCACGGCCCCGGTGCTGGAGCGGGCGCTGCGGGCGGCCGGCACCCGGGTCCACGAGCCGTACCACGCCTTCGAGGCCGAGGTCCCGCTCGCCGCGCTCGCCGCGGTGACCGCCCGTCTCGCGGCCCTGGGCGCCGAATTCGCCGAGACCACCGGCGGGCGGCATTCCTGGCTGGTCAGCGGTTCGCTCCCGGCCCGCAGGGTCCAGGAGTTCCAGGGGCTGTTGCCCGGTCTGACGCATGGTGAAGGGGTGTGGATGTCGTACCCGTCGGGCGACCGGCCGGTGCGGCGGGATGCGGCGCCGCACGGTGCGTCCGGATGA
- a CDS encoding type 1 glutamine amidotransferase domain-containing protein, whose protein sequence is MQAAFLVATEGTEQVELTRPWQAVTDASGGPTLVSTRAGKVQAFHHLDKADTFPVDLTVDEATAADFDGLVLPGGVANPDALRLDERAVAFVRSFFDAGKPVAAICHAPWTLIEADVVRGRTLTSWPSLRTDLRNAGATWVDEQVQICTGGPNTLITSRKPADLEAFCAAFVSEFSH, encoded by the coding sequence ATGCAGGCGGCGTTTCTGGTGGCTACCGAGGGCACCGAGCAGGTCGAGCTGACCCGGCCGTGGCAGGCGGTGACCGACGCGAGCGGCGGCCCGACGCTGGTCTCCACCCGCGCGGGGAAGGTGCAGGCGTTCCACCACCTGGACAAGGCGGACACCTTCCCCGTCGACCTGACGGTGGACGAGGCGACCGCGGCGGACTTCGACGGGCTGGTGCTGCCCGGCGGCGTGGCCAACCCGGACGCCCTGCGCCTCGACGAGCGGGCCGTGGCGTTCGTCAGGTCGTTCTTCGACGCCGGGAAGCCGGTGGCCGCCATCTGCCATGCACCGTGGACGCTCATCGAGGCCGATGTGGTGCGCGGCCGCACGCTGACCTCCTGGCCGAGCCTGCGCACCGACCTCCGCAACGCGGGCGCCACCTGGGTCGACGAACAGGTCCAGATCTGCACCGGCGGACCGAACACCCTGATCACCAGCCGGAAGCCGGCCGATCTGGAGGCCTTCTGCGCGGCGTTCGTCTCGGAGTTCTCGCACTGA
- a CDS encoding NPCBM/NEW2 domain-containing protein: MQEHCDTTGGTAPSDTELVRRIRAASLSGDRAADTPFGTPAPDGTARTGQIALNEFHQRHYAAVLAYARDCCRSSQASADLAKESINHVLHSPGPDEGDDPPWRAALLAAVRHTAAAWHRTARNTELRDDFASWLAAQPAQGPGPAGGARPSGAGGASTAGMSFSGTVSPDAPDKPRRARFSPARITVLAVAVAVLAGVAISVGPLFGPERGDAAAGHRDRSDHSSAPATGQPPSASARSSATASRSPSSSPSPTHSKKPKHPSSRPSSPAKPSHSTRPGPADTPPNGHKVPLGNRPWSSQKYSFAPFRQDSSIDGHPLTIQGATYSQGLGAHAYDEVTYDLGGSCSALTVDVGLDDEVSANGSVVFQVYRDGTQVADSGLMTVDQPAKRLTADLSGGSQLRLVVTDGGNGNDSDHADWGDPELTCR; the protein is encoded by the coding sequence ATGCAAGAGCACTGCGACACCACCGGTGGGACAGCACCCTCCGATACCGAGCTGGTCCGGCGCATCCGTGCGGCATCCCTGTCCGGCGACCGGGCGGCGGACACTCCGTTCGGCACACCGGCTCCGGACGGCACGGCCCGGACGGGCCAGATAGCCCTCAACGAGTTCCACCAACGGCACTACGCGGCCGTGCTGGCCTACGCCCGTGACTGCTGCCGCTCGTCCCAGGCCTCGGCGGATCTGGCGAAGGAGTCCATCAACCACGTCCTGCACTCCCCCGGCCCGGACGAGGGTGACGATCCGCCCTGGCGGGCCGCCCTGCTCGCGGCGGTACGCCATACCGCCGCCGCCTGGCACCGCACGGCCCGGAACACCGAGCTGCGTGACGACTTCGCGTCCTGGCTGGCCGCCCAGCCGGCACAAGGCCCCGGCCCCGCCGGCGGCGCCCGGCCGTCCGGCGCCGGCGGCGCGTCCACGGCCGGCATGAGCTTCTCGGGGACGGTCTCGCCCGACGCGCCGGACAAGCCCCGGCGGGCGCGGTTCTCACCGGCGCGGATCACCGTGCTCGCAGTCGCCGTGGCCGTCCTGGCCGGCGTCGCCATATCCGTCGGCCCCCTGTTCGGTCCGGAGCGCGGCGATGCCGCGGCCGGGCACCGCGACCGGTCGGACCACTCTTCGGCCCCCGCCACGGGCCAGCCGCCGTCGGCGTCCGCCAGGAGCTCCGCGACCGCTTCCCGATCGCCGTCGAGCTCCCCGTCCCCCACGCACAGCAAGAAGCCGAAGCACCCGAGCTCCCGGCCCTCGTCGCCGGCGAAGCCGTCGCACTCGACCCGCCCCGGTCCCGCGGACACACCGCCGAACGGTCACAAAGTGCCGCTGGGCAACCGGCCGTGGAGCTCCCAGAAATACAGCTTCGCGCCGTTCAGGCAGGACAGCAGCATCGACGGACATCCCCTCACCATCCAGGGAGCCACCTACTCCCAGGGACTGGGCGCGCACGCCTACGACGAGGTCACCTACGACCTCGGCGGCTCCTGCTCCGCCCTCACCGTGGACGTCGGCCTCGACGACGAGGTGAGCGCGAACGGCTCCGTGGTCTTCCAGGTCTACCGGGACGGCACCCAGGTCGCCGACAGCGGCCTGATGACGGTCGACCAGCCCGCGAAGCGCCTCACCGCAGACCTTTCCGGCGGCAGCCAACTGCGCCTCGTGGTCACCGACGGCGGCAACGGCAACGACTCCGACCACGCCGACTGGGGCGACCCCGAACTCACCTGCCGGTGA
- a CDS encoding metallophosphoesterase, with protein sequence MTYEIRTLPPGAAGSTPTTAPTPAPGSPQGSGHRGTLVAVSDLHVRYQENRDIVEGLRPESDDDWLLVAGDVGEYVSDIRWALTLLSSRFAKVIWVPGNHELWTPEQDPVQLRGVARYEHLVEICRELGVLTPEDPYPVWEGAGGPAVIAPLFLLYDYTFRQPGTTSKEAALAQAVEAGVVCTDEHFLHPDPYPTREAWCQARVAATEARLAALPPEMPTVLVNHWPVVREPTAPLWYPDFALWCGTEATADWPRRFRAATVVYGHLHIPRLLVCDGVPHQEVSLGYPREWQRRSRAPGRPVRILPAPAPVAAGTTGTPA encoded by the coding sequence GTGACCTACGAGATCCGCACCCTCCCTCCCGGCGCCGCCGGGAGCACCCCCACAACCGCCCCCACACCCGCTCCCGGCTCCCCCCAAGGCAGCGGCCACCGCGGCACCCTGGTGGCCGTCAGCGATCTGCACGTCCGCTACCAGGAGAACCGCGACATCGTCGAGGGCTTAAGACCGGAGTCCGACGACGACTGGCTGCTGGTCGCCGGCGACGTCGGCGAGTACGTCTCCGACATCCGCTGGGCGCTCACCCTGCTCAGCAGCCGGTTCGCCAAGGTGATCTGGGTGCCCGGCAATCACGAGCTGTGGACGCCGGAGCAGGACCCGGTGCAGCTGCGCGGCGTGGCGCGCTATGAGCATCTGGTGGAGATCTGCCGCGAGTTGGGCGTCCTCACCCCCGAGGACCCGTATCCGGTCTGGGAGGGCGCCGGCGGCCCGGCCGTCATCGCACCGCTCTTCCTCCTCTACGACTACACCTTCCGGCAGCCGGGCACGACGTCCAAGGAAGCGGCGCTCGCACAGGCGGTGGAGGCCGGAGTGGTCTGCACCGACGAGCACTTCCTGCACCCCGACCCGTATCCGACGCGGGAGGCGTGGTGCCAGGCGCGGGTGGCCGCCACCGAGGCCAGGCTCGCCGCCCTGCCACCGGAGATGCCCACGGTGCTCGTCAACCACTGGCCGGTGGTGCGCGAGCCCACCGCTCCCCTGTGGTACCCGGATTTCGCGCTGTGGTGCGGCACCGAGGCGACCGCCGACTGGCCGCGCCGGTTCCGTGCCGCCACGGTGGTCTACGGCCACCTCCACATCCCGCGGCTGCTGGTCTGCGACGGCGTACCCCATCAGGAGGTGTCGCTCGGCTATCCGCGGGAGTGGCAGCGCCGCTCCCGCGCACCGGGCCGGCCGGTCCGGATCCTGCCCGCGCCCGCCCCCGTCGCCGCCGGAACCACCGGGACCCCCGCGTGA
- a CDS encoding DUF1707 and FHA domain-containing protein — MTSLEFPARPARPSDADRERALDLLRDGAAQGRLSQDTFLRRLELVLTAQQQSEIELVTADLADRGKVQGTLLRMVGRASAFHIRVRRAWRRERLPKLLLPEPGPLPLLIGRAPGVGLRLNHDTVSRAHAELRSAGNGWLLRDLGSTNGTCVNGRRVVGEVPVGPGDHITFGQVDYVLTQR, encoded by the coding sequence ATGACTTCGCTCGAGTTCCCCGCGCGCCCCGCGCGCCCGTCGGATGCGGACCGGGAACGCGCTCTTGATCTGCTGCGCGACGGCGCGGCACAGGGACGGCTGTCCCAGGACACCTTCCTGCGACGACTGGAACTCGTCCTCACTGCCCAGCAGCAGTCCGAAATCGAACTGGTCACTGCCGACCTGGCCGACCGGGGCAAGGTCCAGGGCACCCTCCTGCGGATGGTGGGCCGCGCCTCCGCGTTCCACATCCGGGTACGCCGCGCCTGGCGCCGCGAGCGGCTGCCGAAGCTGCTGCTGCCCGAGCCGGGCCCGCTGCCGCTGCTCATAGGGCGGGCGCCGGGCGTCGGCCTGCGGCTCAACCACGACACGGTCTCCCGCGCCCACGCCGAACTCCGCAGCGCGGGCAACGGCTGGCTGCTGCGCGACCTCGGCTCCACCAACGGGACCTGCGTCAACGGCCGCCGGGTGGTGGGCGAGGTGCCGGTCGGCCCCGGTGACCACATCACCTTCGGCCAGGTGGATTACGTCCTGACGCAGCGGTGA
- a CDS encoding 4'-phosphopantetheinyl transferase superfamily protein: MIDKLLPAPVVTAEAFDDAPVAEMYPEEWALVSGAVPKRQKEFGTVRRCARSALSELGIAPAPLLPGPKREPLWPAGIVGAMTHCAGYRAAAVARSADVRTVGLDAEPHLPVDDPGVIDLITLPEERTQLRRLAGAQPEVCWDRLVFSAKESVYKAWYPLTHRWLGFEDALLTLDPSDATFTAQLLVPGPVIDGRELTAFSGGWLIGSGLVVTAIVEMR; encoded by the coding sequence GTGATCGACAAACTGCTGCCGGCCCCGGTCGTGACCGCCGAGGCCTTTGACGACGCCCCGGTGGCCGAGATGTATCCCGAGGAGTGGGCGCTGGTGTCCGGCGCCGTGCCCAAGCGCCAGAAGGAGTTCGGCACCGTACGCCGCTGCGCCCGCAGCGCACTGTCCGAACTGGGCATCGCCCCGGCGCCCCTGCTCCCCGGCCCCAAACGGGAGCCGCTGTGGCCGGCGGGCATCGTGGGCGCCATGACGCATTGCGCCGGCTACCGCGCCGCCGCCGTGGCCCGCTCCGCGGACGTACGGACCGTCGGCCTGGACGCCGAACCCCATCTGCCCGTGGACGATCCCGGCGTGATCGACCTCATCACCCTGCCCGAGGAACGCACCCAGCTGCGCCGGCTGGCCGGCGCCCAGCCCGAAGTCTGCTGGGACCGCCTGGTGTTCAGCGCGAAGGAGTCCGTCTACAAGGCGTGGTACCCCCTCACCCACCGCTGGCTCGGCTTCGAGGACGCGCTCCTCACCCTCGACCCGTCGGACGCCACCTTCACCGCCCAACTCCTCGTCCCCGGCCCGGTGATCGACGGCAGGGAGCTGACCGCCTTCAGCGGCGGGTGGCTCATCGGGTCCGGGCTGGTGGTGACGGCAATCGTGGAAATGAGGTGA
- the treZ gene encoding malto-oligosyltrehalose trehalohydrolase, whose amino-acid sequence MLFEVWAPKAAQVALQWAGERAGEPDVPLERDAGRAAWWRTETPARDGDRYGFRLDGGPPLPDPRAARLPDGPGGPAAVVEHDRFGWRHPWPGRPLPAAVLYELHLGTYTPEGTFDAAAARLRHLADLGITHVSLMPVCPFPGNHGWGYDGVAPWAVHEPYGGPDGFKRFVDTAHGHGLGVVLDVVHNHLGPSGNHLPEFGPYFTDTHHTPWGAAVNLDAPGSDEVRDYFLDCALSWLRDYRLDGLRLDAVHALHDDGTPHFLGALSAAVDALAGQLRRPLFLVAESDLNDPRTTAPRADGGHGLHAQWNDDFHHALHTALTGESQGYYADFARAPLAALAKTLTGGFFHDGTYSSFRGRVHGAPLDLRVTPAYRLLAYAQTHDQIGNRALGDRLAAGLSPGLLACAAALVLCAPFTPMLFMGEEWGATTPWQYFTAHTDPELAEAVRAGRRREFAAYDWAGQAEDWPDPQDPATRDRCVLDWSEPAVEPHTALLAWHRTLLALRHELPPLTDPDPRHTAVHYDERARWLLLRRGPLQVAVNLARETTAAIPVTGDGADGDGPGDGSSGGGRGGGGADTNGNGWVSTSSVGTGSDGTGSVGAGALQALAGWPGARLPGADGVLRLPPESVVVLGP is encoded by the coding sequence GTGCTGTTCGAGGTGTGGGCTCCGAAGGCCGCGCAGGTCGCTCTCCAGTGGGCGGGTGAACGGGCCGGCGAGCCGGACGTCCCGCTGGAGCGCGACGCCGGACGCGCGGCCTGGTGGCGTACCGAGACTCCGGCCCGCGACGGGGACCGGTACGGCTTCCGGCTCGACGGCGGGCCGCCGCTGCCCGATCCGCGGGCCGCGCGGCTGCCGGACGGCCCCGGCGGCCCGGCCGCGGTCGTCGAGCACGACCGGTTCGGGTGGCGGCATCCCTGGCCCGGCCGCCCGCTGCCGGCCGCGGTCCTCTACGAGCTGCACCTCGGGACGTACACCCCCGAGGGCACCTTCGACGCCGCGGCCGCGCGGCTGCGCCACCTCGCCGACCTGGGCATCACCCATGTCTCCCTGATGCCGGTCTGCCCGTTCCCCGGCAACCACGGCTGGGGCTACGACGGGGTCGCGCCCTGGGCGGTGCACGAACCGTACGGCGGACCGGACGGGTTCAAGCGGTTCGTGGACACGGCGCACGGCCACGGCCTGGGGGTGGTGCTCGATGTGGTGCACAACCACCTCGGCCCCTCCGGCAACCATCTCCCGGAGTTCGGGCCGTACTTCACCGACACCCATCACACGCCGTGGGGCGCCGCGGTCAACCTCGACGCCCCCGGCAGCGACGAGGTGCGCGACTACTTCCTGGACTGCGCGCTGTCCTGGCTGCGGGACTACCGGCTCGACGGGCTGCGGCTGGATGCCGTCCATGCGCTGCACGACGACGGCACCCCGCACTTCCTGGGCGCCCTCTCCGCCGCCGTCGACGCGCTGGCCGGGCAGCTGCGGCGCCCGCTGTTCCTCGTCGCCGAATCCGATCTCAACGATCCGCGCACCACCGCTCCGCGGGCCGATGGCGGGCACGGGCTGCACGCCCAGTGGAACGACGACTTCCACCACGCCCTGCACACCGCGCTCACCGGCGAATCCCAGGGCTATTACGCCGACTTCGCGCGCGCCCCGCTCGCTGCCCTCGCCAAGACGCTGACCGGCGGCTTCTTCCACGACGGGACGTACTCCAGCTTCCGCGGCAGGGTGCACGGCGCGCCCCTCGACCTGCGGGTGACGCCCGCATACCGGCTGCTCGCCTACGCCCAGACGCACGATCAGATCGGCAACCGTGCGCTCGGCGACCGGCTCGCGGCCGGGCTCTCCCCGGGGCTGCTGGCCTGCGCGGCCGCCCTGGTGCTGTGCGCGCCCTTCACCCCGATGCTGTTCATGGGCGAGGAGTGGGGCGCGACCACCCCGTGGCAGTACTTCACCGCTCACACGGATCCGGAGCTGGCGGAGGCGGTACGCGCCGGGCGCCGTCGCGAGTTCGCCGCGTACGACTGGGCCGGCCAAGCCGAGGACTGGCCGGATCCGCAGGACCCCGCGACCCGCGACCGCTGCGTCCTGGACTGGAGCGAACCCGCCGTGGAGCCGCACACCGCGCTGCTGGCCTGGCACCGTACGCTGCTGGCGCTGCGCCACGAGCTGCCGCCGCTGACCGACCCCGATCCACGCCACACCGCCGTCCACTACGACGAGCGGGCCCGCTGGCTCCTGCTGCGGCGCGGACCGCTACAGGTGGCGGTCAATCTCGCGCGGGAGACCACGGCGGCCATTCCGGTCACGGGGGACGGCGCGGACGGGGACGGCCCGGGCGACGGGAGCAGCGGGGGCGGCCGGGGCGGCGGGGGTGCGGACACGAACGGCAACGGCTGGGTCAGCACCAGCTCCGTCGGCACCGGCTCGGACGGCACCGGCTCGGTCGGCGCCGGCGCGCTGCAGGCGCTCGCGGGCTGGCCCGGTGCCCGGCTTCCCGGGGCGGACGGTGTGCTGCGGCTGCCCCCGGAGTCGGTAGTGGTGCTCGGGCCGTAG
- a CDS encoding PucR family transcriptional regulator, translated as MPLHLSDLLARPDLRLSVTYDVPPQQLARTIEAATVSDLPTPGKWLQGGELLMTIGLLLPMEPAACRAYVRDAAEGGAACLALGLGQGLPYQEAPEPLVRAAEEAGLPLLTVPDEVPFIAVTKAVFDARADEQRALLQRAFATQRRLTAAATGDGLRPMLAEWAAATGVSAAVLDPLGRLLATSERESRPLPAQAHELLDRVAARGLRGSASSTAAGQQLEVQPLGARRLRGLLLLTGRLDDAARSVVPGLVSLLSLELERRHLRDEPERRRRSALLSELLADEDPSADRARDMLRSVGLTAERVRGVVVAAEDAPGGHTAARTASAATGSGTGAGSGAGTGTGNGHGSTTGTAPMDETESAGGNGSADRTQPADGTRPADGAAQEMAADLALAVPGGLVRVVDGAPGAVIEAVVGEELDIREVLARFAPRCPAGIGPATAPEAVRVSLRQAAGLLAVSRAGNEPAEARQSQASRLLLDLGDRSTLHGYADAVLGPLDLADHGEELIATLAAWLETGGAWDATSRRLGVHRHTVRNRLDKAMDLTGRRLDDPDDRFDLWLATRIRGGSAPSGGTGRPGGSGNLGGSGKPGGSGRPGGSIGSGAGGSGGRPAPPPRGR; from the coding sequence ATGCCCCTGCATCTCTCCGATCTGCTGGCCCGGCCCGATCTCCGCCTGTCGGTCACCTACGACGTGCCGCCGCAGCAGCTGGCCCGCACCATCGAAGCGGCGACGGTCTCGGACCTGCCGACGCCGGGGAAGTGGCTGCAGGGCGGCGAACTCCTCATGACCATCGGCCTGTTGCTGCCGATGGAGCCGGCCGCCTGCCGGGCGTACGTCCGGGACGCGGCCGAGGGCGGGGCGGCCTGTCTGGCGCTCGGGCTGGGGCAGGGACTGCCGTACCAGGAGGCGCCCGAGCCACTGGTGCGAGCAGCCGAGGAGGCCGGTCTGCCGCTGCTGACGGTGCCCGACGAGGTGCCGTTCATCGCCGTCACCAAGGCGGTCTTCGACGCACGGGCCGACGAACAGCGCGCGCTGCTGCAGCGGGCGTTCGCGACCCAGCGCCGGCTGACCGCCGCGGCGACCGGCGACGGGCTGCGGCCGATGCTGGCGGAGTGGGCGGCCGCCACCGGCGTGAGCGCGGCGGTGCTCGACCCGCTCGGACGGCTGCTCGCCACCAGCGAGCGCGAGTCGCGGCCCCTGCCGGCGCAGGCACACGAGCTGCTGGACCGGGTCGCCGCGCGGGGACTGCGCGGCAGCGCGTCCAGCACGGCCGCGGGGCAGCAGCTGGAGGTGCAGCCGCTGGGCGCGCGGCGGCTGCGCGGACTGCTGCTGCTCACCGGCCGGCTGGACGACGCCGCCCGTTCGGTCGTACCGGGCCTGGTCTCGCTGCTCTCGCTGGAGCTGGAGCGCCGCCATCTCCGCGATGAGCCGGAGCGCCGCCGCCGGTCGGCGCTGCTGTCGGAGCTGCTGGCCGACGAGGATCCGTCCGCCGACCGGGCCCGGGACATGCTGCGCTCGGTGGGACTGACGGCCGAGCGGGTGCGGGGGGTCGTGGTGGCCGCGGAGGACGCCCCGGGGGGCCATACGGCAGCGCGCACCGCGTCAGCCGCAACCGGAAGTGGAACGGGAGCGGGATCGGGAGCGGGAACGGGAACGGGGAACGGACACGGGTCGACAACCGGGACCGCGCCCATGGACGAGACCGAGTCCGCGGGCGGAAACGGGTCCGCGGACAGGACCCAGCCCGCAGACGGAACCCGGCCCGCCGACGGCGCCGCGCAGGAGATGGCCGCCGATCTGGCGCTGGCGGTGCCCGGCGGCCTGGTCAGGGTCGTGGACGGGGCGCCGGGCGCGGTCATCGAGGCGGTGGTGGGTGAGGAGCTGGACATCCGCGAAGTGCTCGCCCGCTTCGCCCCGCGCTGCCCGGCCGGGATCGGGCCGGCCACCGCCCCCGAAGCGGTCCGGGTGTCGCTGCGCCAGGCGGCCGGGCTGCTCGCCGTCAGCAGGGCGGGCAACGAGCCCGCGGAGGCCCGGCAGAGCCAGGCCAGCCGGCTGCTGCTCGACCTGGGCGACCGCAGTACGCTGCACGGCTACGCCGACGCCGTGCTCGGCCCGCTCGACCTCGCGGACCACGGCGAGGAGCTGATCGCCACCCTCGCGGCCTGGCTGGAGACCGGCGGCGCGTGGGACGCCACCAGCCGGCGGCTCGGCGTCCACCGGCACACCGTGCGCAACCGCCTCGACAAGGCCATGGACCTCACCGGCCGCCGCCTCGACGACCCCGACGACCGCTTCGACCTCTGGCTGGCCACCCGTATCCGCGGCGGCAGCGCCCCGTCCGGCGGGACCGGCAGGCCCGGCGGTTCCGGCAATCTCGGCGGGTCCGGCAAGCCCGGCGGGTCCGGCAGGCCCGGCGGGTCCATCGGCTCCGGGGCCGGCGGGTCCGGCGGCCGGCCCGCTCCCCCACCGCGCGGCCGGTGA